A stretch of DNA from Pyxicephalus adspersus chromosome 5, UCB_Pads_2.0, whole genome shotgun sequence:
aatataaatgcacgGGGAGCTGTTTACCCATGCaaatagatttgtatttctttccatccCGAGAGAGGCGGCACAGTGCTGCCTGGCAAGGTGCAAGACTtaattttctctgctgcagtgaAATCACAGGCCTCGTGCCTACCATtagtctgtgactggacagaaAAAGGAGAAGCAGGATGCACCCTCAGTTATGTTTGGGTAGACAGGAGAAGGTGGCTTTCATACAGGTTCTCCAAGTCAGTTACAAGAATCTGACCGGCTACATTTGCAAGCACAGATCAGGCAACGGTTGGACTACagattacatacacacacacacacacatatatatatatatatatattagctggGAGCCATAAATACAACCAAGAcctcaataaaatgtttacaaggtGCTAACAAGCATTTACCCCTGAAGGATGTGCTAGGTGGATAACACCTATACAGTTCCATGTCTGCAGGGCACAACGCTGTTCCGTTCCATTTGTTGCAAACACCAAAGAGTGCATGCCAAGACTCCTTTATTCGTCacctaaaataaatctaaaccatGAAAAATCCAGGGGATGCCAAGGCTGTTGCTTGGCTTTCCTAGCAAACCTACTGGCTTCCCAATAACTTCACTTACCCAGAACAAGCATACAGCCATTGGGAAACCAAATTCTAGGTTTGCATATGGAGATCAGAAACCATTCCACCTTTTAGATCAGCTTGGCAGTCCACCCCATCATCTCTCCCCAAACCCCCAATAAATGGACCATAGCCAACCAAGGAGACAAcacaagatttaaaaaagaaaaatatttattacaataaactgTACAAATTTAACAGAGTTGTCTTTTTCTTCCACATATTTACAcaacatagtgtttttttttcccccccgaATCTGTTTTCAGCAAACGCTTACCGTCGGTATTTACAGTCTATTTATATACAGTCGTATCACAGATACAAATTAGACAACCGCGAGTCAGTTAGTGCAACGGAGGCTCTCTCGCCTCTAGGTTGTCTCGCGATTTTCTATTCTTTCTTTGACAGATGCTTTTGCCAACAGTTATTCACATTACAATTGCCAAATTAAAATTGggatttgtttgtatttttctcatttttcaaaattgaaaataaaatcaaaaggcTTCACCGCCAACAGAGCCTGGCATACGTAGGTGCGTATTCGCACACAAGGGGGGGGATGCGAAGCACCAGCTTATATCggactttattaaaataatgcggCAGAGCCTAAACAGCTGTTACCTATTATACAATCAGATTTCACTCCCATCATTGGAACAAAAATAACTGGTTTCTGATTGCTTGCTATTGTATGCAGCTTGTCAAGTGATctgcatattaaaaaatcaaaaaggagATTGTCTATTTCGGGTTAAGGAGGATAGACCGTgctaatgtatataaaataacaaaaaaataaaaatctataactTACtactgaaaatgaatgaaatgcaAGGCTCTGTGggccaaacaaaataataaaatacgcAATAAAAATGCATGAGGTATATGTGCTTTTTCACTAAAGTGAAAGCTTGCTGAGGTCCAGTCCTTCAAAAGACCTGGCCCATGGTGTAGAATCATTTGGTCTTTCCAAAACTGTGGTGTAGGACTTTATAATCTACCTATTGGAATCCAAGTAAAAACATCCCTAGAGCAAGTAATGGAGGTAATACTCTCCCTCGGGTGCCATAAATGATGTCCGACTTTCTTCAAGTGTTTGGCACTTGCCATTGTGGCTTTTCTTTCCTGTACAGTTAGGGCCAGTGTTGAGGGCTTAAGTTTGCATACAAGTCTGGAAACAAAACCCACTCCAAGCAGGTAAAAGAACTCTGAAATATcccaatttttaagaaatttatgtGATTGACACAAGCTCAAAGCCCATCAATAATGTCCCTAAAATGAACCCACTATTCTGCTATTAATGCTTTATTATCAACACAAAAGGCCATTTGTCACATTTTAAACCGTTAACCCAAGCAAGGTGACCACAATAAGGCTCCAGTTCCACGCTGGGTTAagttccttaaaaaacaaaaaaaaaaaaaaataattgctttggcTACCAATCCAAAGTTGCCTTCTCTTGGAAAATGATGGCTGGGATGTGATTGACTGCTATGGGCTACAGCGCCACTTCCAAGTTATTTATAACTAGAACCTAAGATACCCAGTAAATTTATGGCCAGCCAGTggtgtaataaaaatgttctggTATTATTGGGAATTGGCTAAAAAGTGCTGATGGGCTCCCAATAGGGCATGTTTTGTGCTATTGGATTTAGGTAGACATAACTCAAGGAACAGAGGGCCTTTAAACGTCTGTGGCCTGTAACAAGTAGTGGTTGCCATTTTCTTTTCAGATAGTTATTGCTGACCTTTGTTGCCACTTTTGGGAGCCTATTATTTCATCAGTTATTGACTGACCACTGACCTTTCCCCAATTAAtcctaaacaatttaaaataagagATTGAAGGATTTAAAATTAGCTATGCAGCTTAAGCCAAATGCCAAAATTtactaagtgaaaaaaaaagttaatgagaAGTGCAATCCTTCAACGACACAGCAGTGATGGAACAGCCAAATTCCCACTGGACAAAACGCATCAGGATTATTCAATGAGGAAGTGCAAATGATGTTCATATTCCACAAGCCCCTTTGCAATCAGATTTCAATTTACTATGAAATAAGTGTTTCTGATTGGGCAAAGTGGTGTAGCCCATAAGCAAAACCAACGTCATCTATCTATGTGCTGCCAGAATGCACCGACATGGATTTGGGATAAAGTCTAGAGGATACTAGACCACCAAGGCAAAAGCTTTTGCAATAGGATAATTGTTGGCAAACTCTGGATGGTAGGTCGCTATACCATACAAAATTGTCCACACCACAGCTGTGAGGGCTCACAGGCTTCCTGCAAGTCCCAGATCTAGTCATTATAAATGACAATAGTCTATAGGTTTGGAGGAGCTAGCAAAAGAAAGAATCAAGGTCATCACAAGTCTGTGGGACGTCAGGTACAAGCTGGTCAGTGTTGCTTGGTTCCTGATCGGCTAAGCAGGGGTAAGAGGCAGCTTCGAACCAGGGATGTAATAAAATTTCCTCTGCTGTGAGTCTCTCGGAGGGCTCCCGCCTCAGTAGGCTTCGGATAAGGCACCTGGCTTTGGGGGAGACGTGGTCAGGGATGCAGAATTGTCCGCGGCGGATTTTGGAAAAGAGCGAGCTGGGGTCTGAATCGTGAAAAGGGTAACGTCCAACTAGGAGGGTAAAAAGCATGACGCCCAGGCTCCAGACATCGGCTGACCTTCCGGAATAAGTTCCCGTGGTGTTAAGGATCTCCGGGCTGACGTAAGCTGGGCACCCGTGTTTGTCTGACAAAGAGTCATCCTCTCCGGTCATAATGTGAGCATCCTCTAAGCTTTCCAGCCTCAGCTGAGTCCTgccaacaacacaaaaaaaaaaaaaaatagcaaggtTAATAATGAGCttctaaaaaacaagaaatatttgcaatttattagCATGGATACATCAATACAGAGGACCAAAGACTGCCTGGCAGAGGCTCATGAAGTGTCCAATGGAGAACAATAAATGTTAGCCATCAGACAAATACATAATCAGCTGACCCCAGTTCAGCAAAGATATCAACTACTTTGGGTTCCAAACCCATTAACACAACCTCCAAAAAAGAATCATATTTGCTAGTTTTATTTACAAAGCTAAATATTTatgcatctttaaaaaataaatgtagtgagGATACAGAAGGCTTAGCACGTGGCTTTCCTTTAAATAACTGCTGCTACTTCAACAACCACCAAACCTAAATAAAACACTCCccacaacattaaaaaatataatttatgttaaaaGGCGGATAAGACGAAGGCCTACACAGCAcgagcaaaattttttttttttggccgcAAGGGATGTAATGCGTTCTCTTTTCTGTCCTCAACGTGAACTCTTGTAATGCAAAGTAGCTGTGGTACAGGGGACGGAAAAAATGACTCAAGCCACTCTATCGTCTGGCAGCCACCGGCTGGTGTCGCAGTAAAAGCTTCGCACCTGCGCCTGCCACAGACTGCTTAACCCAATGTTCACCAACTCATGACGCAAGGGGCCGGATATTGTTGTACAGCTGCTTAAAACTTGAGattcccaaaaatgtaaatgtattttcctgccatgcaaataaaaaaatattgaatgtatGTGAGTGGTTAGGAAAGATGGATGTAAAATCTTTCCTAGAGAATGTTGGGAGTCTTATTAGAGAATTGGAATCAATGTCTAATGTGTTGTAAATATAGATATGAAATCTGGATTCTTCCCAGCTGTGCTTGTATGCTTACCCATTTCCCGTAATCCGCTCCCTCCCGCCGCATGTACCTATCCTAAAGGGCCCACCGGGACATCGCACTTTGCATGGCTataaaaagtgacatttaaatATCCATTTGGCATGGATTCCTAAACCAAGCTCTGAACTCCCGGCCGCGACCACAGGCCCGTCCCGCTCGCCCCCCTTCCTTTACCACTCTTGGCTCCTCGTCCCTTCCACCAGTTAACATTCCAGTGATGTGACGTTTGTAAATATCCTAGATGGAACACCGCGATCAGAATGTATTTGAGCTAGCAGAGTTTTTTTGGCCTGGAAATTAATACTTTTGCCATATATCAGTGATTACACCGTCTATAAAAGACCGGCATACGTTAAGTGGCTGCAGGCCAGAATGAAGCAATATGAGCTACTGTATCAACTTTGTCCTTCGTATGCCGAGTGGGCATCTGCTAGGAATGAAGCCATTGCAAACTGGATTTTTAGTTGTTAGTTCAGCACAGAAAACCCAACATGTTCAGATCGTGAGGACTTCTACTCATTAGATCATACCACCGGTTATACATTATTAGGATTAACGGTCATACTATTGCTAGGCTTAAACATTTTACTTCAGCTGCCTATGCAAGTCTTGACATCTGTGCTGAAATTGACATATGTGACATTTTTGCAACTTCTCTTACCACCCTATTGTTGTAAAGTTAGCTGCCTCTGCAAGCAAATGGGAAGTAAAGTGACAGCTGCTGACATTCTTCTATTGGGTCAACAGGCAGGGCACATCCAATGTGATAGAAAGTTATCCTACTTCCAATGGTACTTTTCAGTATCTTTTTCGGGGTTTTTTGGCcccagaagaaataaaaagatgtaaTCTGATTGGTGGAAAAGGTGGTCACTGCTCATTTACTACTTTGGTGTGTGGGGTCAGTGCCTGGTTTTTCATGGCCAGGATAATACAATGGCAAAATCTCCTCTGCCATAATTCCTGGTTCTGTTCCATCAATCTCTTGCTCTGACCCAGAAGAAAGGAATACTCTCATAATGGAAACAGGAAGGATGCAGACCCAGGAAACCAGCACAGATCCACCTCCACCAAGCTTTCCATTGACTAGAATACTAAATAGTTTTACGATGGACTAAACCATGGCAGGtaagactttattattttatttgtggagTTCCTCGAGTTCTCTGCTGCAAACCACATCCATGACTGTTCAACACAATGTCATATGTACACAAAACAGTCATATCTCTGAATTGGTGCTATCCTGACAGTTTTCCGTCAACAACCACAGCTGCTTGGCTGCTGTTTGCATTGTATGGACTGGGCAGGGGGCCAGTCCGTTCTGGTCCTATCTGTTGCGACTGTAAACATGCAAAACAAACACAGGCTAATGGAAATATCAATATTTGGAGGCAAGATGAAGGCTGGAAGGGGGTGGGTATTGAATCTGGGCCCAGATGTGGTTGTATGTGACAGGTCTGAGGTCAGAATTGTCCGGCTGGTTAAACATTAACTGTTGAGGCTAGAATAATAATTGCAACAATGGTGGAGTAGACTAGTCCCCAATTTGTGATGGGAACAAgtgtattacctttttttataggCCGATGGGATAGATCTAAGAATTTACTAAACATTCCAAAGCTTAGGCAATTTCCAAAGCAACAACAATGGCTGACCCTTGTCATCAGTTCCTGCAAAATGAATAGACCTCAATGGCATTTTTTATGGCCAAGCCAAACTGCCCCCTCCATTCCTTCCCTATTTATGTCCTCCTGAACTATAAACATCCTAAACAATGCTGCAAGATTTCTTCACAGCTCTCCGATTTATTGGACGTGTTGTAACCAAAAGTACAATGGCTGCCATTGCTTTCTTACCTTTCTTTGTCAGAGAACACAAACTTCCTGAGCTTCAGGTCACCCAGGACAATATTAGATTGATGACAATGGGACACTGCGCTGATGATTTGTTTGAAGAGTTTGGCAGCCTGCTCCTCGCTCAGCCTCTTGCAGCTGCGGACGTAAGAGTGCATGTCCCCAAACTCCTTCTCGAAAAACACGTAGGCCTTGGTCTCCCCTTGGATGACTTCCACAATGCCAGTGATGTTTCGGTGCCAAGGGAGGTGAATGTAAGGTTGGATCTTGTTTTGGTAAACCTTCaaggggaaaacctgcaaaggTAGCATCAATAAAAGGTCATTCAATTGTCAGTCCCTAAGTGAACCAACAAATTCTACAATCTTTTTTTGGCTGACCAACAACTGTAGAATTAAAAGCCAACCTGACTTGGTTGTTTTGGTAAACCCTTGGGCTTCACGGCTGTTGGTCATTTTAGTAAACCTTTGGGCTATGCAGCTGTTGGTCAACCTCAAGAAGATTATAATAAGTAAGCAATACATGGTTCCTCCGCTGGTGGCAGacctacaactcccagcatgtttGGGGGCCTTGCAGCCCCACCACAGATGGAGATCCACAGGCTAAATAGGTCAGTACAAGAATAAACTAGGACATGCAAACCATATGCTAAGAGATTATGTACAAAGCAAAACAATCGCACTACACCAGCCTCAGCAAACCcgtgtcctattttttttttttacatcatatcCAGAAGTCTTGCGTTTCTCATTTCTATGGCTTTTTATGCCTGTTGGAAGCACCACCAATAAATTCTCCTGCAGCAGAGGGCAGCAGCCAGTACACAAAGCCGAATTAAGGTTACAAGGGAGAGCTCAGCATTGACGTAACCTGTCTAGTTCAATTAAAAATCAGCAAAATGAGACATTTGTGAAACAATGCGATCATGTCAGTTCTAATGTAGAAGGAAAGGGAGGGTGGAAATTAAATTACAGAAACCGGTGAACTGTCAGCGCAATTATTAACCGACCTGCTGACATAGCATTGCAATATGTTCACATATCACGGCTGTCTAGCTTAGCAGGTTCACTATGACTGTACACTCGGTGAACAATACTGCAAGCAGCTCTATAGCAGCCTATCAGATTTTAACTCACAGCAGTAAAAtaacttctgattggctgccaagCGTGAACTCACTTTGCTACTTTCTTTGCTTTATCAATGGAATAAGCCAATTTGAATTGCAAGTGTAATAACCTTTTCGGACCGGGTTTCAAGGACCTTGTGATTGACCTAGCTTATTGTACTTTGTCTATTTGAACCTTAGTCCCCGGCTAGCACACTGATCCATAGGTTTCCTTTATCACATTTAGATTTTATTCAGTACGCCAGGTTCCTTTTAGCATAAAACTAGGCTACGAGTCTTCTCTAAGCTGTAAGGGCAAATAAGGTAACAGCTCCGTCTGCTGTAGCATCATGCCAGTATCTTTCCAGGATAACGCAATCGCATTGAAAATTGAATGCCTGCAAAGTGTTTGAGTTTTTATGAGACTTGTGGTTCCCCCGCCATAAAGGAAGGGGTACCAAATCAGTAATAGTCTAAAATAATTCCTAAAGGCATGGAGTTTGTCTCAAGGGAAGCAATCACTTATCTGAAGTGTTCAAACAGGGAGCTCTGGGGATCATGCGGATGTAGCTGAGAAACCACATGCAATTTAATACAGAGGAACCCTTGGGGCAGTACAGGAAGCGGAGTGGGGGCCCCAGAGACAGAAAAAATCAGACAGCAATGTAACAATAGAACAGGCTGTAAAGACACATGATAACAATAAAGGGGTCTGTCTGACCCCAACAGTGAAACTCTGCAGAGTTCCAGACAATGCTGCTTTCTCCTTGTACCTTCTGCTCTGGAAACACAAGAATAGGGTCTCCTTCCCTCCCCTTCTCTGCTTCCGCAGACAAAAGGTGGGGGGTGTCCTTAGTCTTccaaagaaacaaagcaaacaaaagatggggaaaaaaggtgTCCCCCAGGAAAATGTTAGCAAGGTGCTAGGATATATGGAAAGGTAACTTTGGAGCCCCTTGGGTTGGTGCAGACAATAGATTGAGGTCTAGCTTTTAGTTTTTCCAGACTTGGCAGTATACACATGGCTGGATTATCTAGGTACATTGAGATTAAACTAGCATTTCCACCAGCATGGACAACTCGGAGGCCACTATTGCTTTCCCTTCCTTGAGCTTCCCAGGGAACATATTGAAGTCACACTCAAGCATAGCAGACAAAAGACAGAGGTTACTGGAGGCAACATTGATGGCAAGCACACCGCAACACTAACAGGAGACACAACAAAGACTACAAAGCAGccaaagattaaaataaaatttttgctaACAAACCGTACCCCACTATGGCACTGCAGACACTATGAGGTCATTCTTAGACTTGAGGTTCCTTTACATGGTGCAAAGAGGACATATTGGTTCTCCTTGTGTTGGGGTTCCATTAAAAGCCTGCAAACATGGAATTGCTCCAAAGATCCAACACATGGCAACAGGGAAATGTCTAGTTATGATTCCCAAAACCCTCAGCCAACATGCTAGGGGTATCTCTACCCCCAGACCCTTCACAGCTGCTAACAGTTATGTTTTATCTACGGCTCCCCAAGGCTTTGAGGATAACTGGCTGTGGTTATGCCCATTTGTGACTGTGCAGACTACCGGCAAGGATTGCACCGACCCAAGGGCTCCCTAAGACTTTGCATATAACAAGCACTGTTCATGTCTATTGAAGACTCCTTGGACTACGAGTTGGGGTTATGACTTCCCAGGAACTCCCTGCAGATAACAGGCGGAATCATGCTTTCACAAGACCCAGCAGACAATAGACTGATATCATTCCAGGGGCTCCCCAATACCATACAGATAA
This window harbors:
- the TRIB1 gene encoding tribbles homolog 1; translation: MFANVQRQNRLAAPRLAPCRSHHPKRLESDEPPAKCARLSEAPSDGGLLPSPGSPQPPALHSPQHTGPTCIGSYLLLATGDNRALHLHTGQELQCKVFPLKVYQNKIQPYIHLPWHRNITGIVEVIQGETKAYVFFEKEFGDMHSYVRSCKRLSEEQAAKLFKQIISAVSHCHQSNIVLGDLKLRKFVFSDKERTQLRLESLEDAHIMTGEDDSLSDKHGCPAYVSPEILNTTGTYSGRSADVWSLGVMLFTLLVGRYPFHDSDPSSLFSKIRRGQFCIPDHVSPKARCLIRSLLRREPSERLTAEEILLHPWFEAASYPCLADQEPSNTDQLVPDVPQTCDDLDSFFC